A genome region from Novosphingobium sp. G106 includes the following:
- a CDS encoding SbcC/MukB-like Walker B domain-containing protein has translation MRARRRTRRKPPFPPETRLTELTAERDDLAHVERALGDWQRAQEDLEQADNALIAARAREAGIVARISTLAEAIDLISQGMPALVARQSEARRACALSEAAADEAAQILRAGLEEGQPCPVCGATEHRLSALDALLGEQHIANRRHAEALDAEVTQKQREQVAAQTEQAGLSRQADALAGELAELTQAQTNAKARHVALTADLVACARAANLPDAAATLAPALAARRQAGDAELAALSQARMVATSARQAEQAAREQRDTARDNHTAARDSLQAVTRAIEEVDRDLADLARDRERLSVTLAQALMPLGDIQHLPDPLAALRKAAADWRSHAQGRDETAMSLPALRTALASAGEALASARARANDADTALSQARADHSALLAKRSALLDGETVAAVSERLAAALASAARALDTTRAAREAAALARSAAEAHAAAALTRRDEAVTDHTARDADLAARLAAAGLDAGDVARVAAAGSAAIDAEAAALDALVAALGERRAVLTRCRDDLAAHAAAERPDLLGEELAEALAAATAEHTEAASNRTEAEFVLRRDDEVRERTARLRADLSRETAAAEVWLKLADLIGDATGNRFRRFAQGLTLDRLLEHGNARLADLKPRYTLERGRGGDMMIQVIDNDMAGQIRGLHNLSGGERFLVSLALALGLAEMSTAGGVRIESLFIDEGFGALDPASLGQAVALLEHLHASGRRVGVISHVEELKERIPVKIEVTPTGRGTSEIAVTAG, from the coding sequence GTGCGAGCCAGGCGTCGAACGAGGCGGAAGCCGCCCTTCCCCCCTGAAACGCGTCTCACCGAACTGACAGCGGAGCGCGATGACCTGGCGCATGTTGAACGCGCGCTCGGCGATTGGCAGCGCGCGCAGGAAGACCTTGAGCAGGCCGACAACGCGCTGATCGCGGCACGCGCGCGCGAAGCAGGCATTGTTGCGCGCATAAGCACGCTCGCTGAGGCTATCGACCTCATCTCGCAGGGCATGCCCGCACTCGTGGCACGGCAATCGGAAGCACGGCGCGCTTGTGCCCTTTCCGAAGCGGCGGCAGACGAAGCCGCGCAGATCCTTCGTGCCGGGCTCGAGGAGGGTCAGCCCTGCCCCGTCTGCGGCGCGACCGAGCATCGGCTTTCGGCGCTCGATGCCTTGCTGGGCGAACAGCACATCGCAAACCGGCGGCACGCGGAAGCTCTGGATGCTGAGGTCACACAGAAGCAGCGCGAGCAAGTGGCCGCGCAAACCGAGCAGGCTGGGCTATCGCGGCAGGCCGACGCGCTTGCCGGCGAACTGGCCGAACTGACGCAGGCGCAGACGAATGCGAAAGCCCGACACGTCGCACTCACCGCTGATCTTGTCGCATGCGCGCGCGCGGCAAACCTGCCTGACGCTGCCGCGACACTGGCCCCTGCCCTCGCCGCGCGGCGCCAAGCAGGCGATGCAGAACTGGCTGCTCTCTCGCAAGCACGCATGGTAGCCACCTCGGCCCGACAGGCCGAACAAGCGGCGCGTGAGCAGCGCGACACGGCGCGCGACAATCATACTGCTGCGCGGGATTCCTTGCAGGCGGTCACGCGCGCGATCGAGGAAGTAGACCGCGATCTCGCCGATCTGGCCCGTGACCGCGAGCGGCTTTCGGTCACCCTCGCACAGGCGCTCATGCCGCTGGGAGACATTCAGCACTTGCCCGATCCCCTGGCGGCACTGCGCAAGGCCGCCGCCGATTGGCGAAGCCATGCGCAGGGCCGCGACGAGACCGCGATGTCGCTACCCGCCCTGCGCACCGCTCTGGCGTCCGCGGGCGAAGCGCTGGCCTCGGCCCGCGCCCGGGCAAACGACGCCGACACGGCATTATCGCAGGCTCGCGCAGATCACTCGGCACTTTTGGCCAAACGCAGCGCGCTGCTTGATGGCGAAACCGTCGCGGCCGTCTCCGAACGCCTCGCCGCCGCACTGGCATCGGCAGCGCGAGCCCTCGATACGACACGCGCCGCGCGGGAAGCGGCAGCGCTGGCCCGCTCCGCGGCGGAAGCCCATGCCGCCGCCGCGCTGACCCGCCGCGATGAAGCCGTTACCGATCACACTGCCCGCGACGCCGACCTTGCGGCACGACTGGCCGCAGCCGGCCTCGACGCCGGCGATGTGGCGCGTGTCGCGGCTGCAGGCAGCGCCGCGATCGATGCGGAGGCGGCCGCTCTGGACGCCCTCGTCGCCGCGCTCGGCGAGCGCCGCGCGGTACTCACCCGATGCCGCGATGACCTTGCCGCACACGCAGCCGCCGAGCGCCCCGATCTGCTCGGCGAGGAGCTCGCAGAAGCCCTTGCCGCCGCCACGGCGGAGCACACGGAGGCAGCCAGCAACCGTACCGAGGCTGAATTCGTACTGCGCCGCGATGACGAGGTGCGCGAGCGCACCGCCCGCCTGCGCGCCGATCTCTCGCGTGAAACCGCAGCAGCCGAGGTCTGGCTGAAGCTCGCCGATCTGATCGGCGACGCCACGGGCAATCGTTTCCGCCGCTTTGCCCAAGGCCTGACGCTCGACCGCCTGCTCGAACACGGCAATGCCCGCCTCGCCGATCTAAAGCCGCGCTACACTCTGGAGCGCGGCAGGGGCGGCGACATGATGATTCAAGTGATCGACAACGACATGGCCGGGCAGATCCGCGGTTTGCACAACCTGTCGGGCGGCGAGCGCTTTCTCGTCAGCCTGGCGCTCGCGCTGGGGCTTGCCGAGATGTCCACCGCCGGCGGCGTCCGCATCGAAAGTTTGTTCATCGACGAGGGCTTCGGCGCGCTGGATCCCGCCAGTCTCGGACAAGCGGTCGCACTGCTCGAACACCTCCACGCCAGCGGCCGCCGCGTCGGCGTCATCAGCCATGTTGAGGAACTGAAAGAGCGTATCCCGGTGAAGATCGAAGTTACGCCGACCGGTCGCGGCACAAGCGAGATCGCCGTCACTGCGGGGTGA
- a CDS encoding DUF1153 domain-containing protein, protein MRENQKIRPSVVIGPLGEPLSLETLPPPNTARWVVRRKAEVVAAVGGGLLTIDEACERYYLTLEEFASWQRGVERSGLNGLRITRSQQYRDQYERLNRY, encoded by the coding sequence GTGCGCGAAAATCAGAAAATTCGCCCATCGGTCGTCATCGGTCCGCTCGGTGAACCGCTATCACTCGAAACGCTGCCGCCGCCCAACACTGCTCGGTGGGTAGTGCGCCGCAAGGCCGAGGTCGTCGCCGCGGTAGGTGGGGGGCTCCTAACGATCGACGAGGCTTGCGAGCGCTATTATCTGACGCTCGAGGAGTTTGCTTCGTGGCAACGGGGCGTTGAGCGATCGGGCCTAAATGGGCTCAGGATTACTCGCTCGCAGCAATACCGCGACCAGTACGAGCGCCTCAATCGATACTGA
- a CDS encoding MbcA/ParS/Xre antitoxin family protein, whose translation MTNSHPRTPADIERISPIALKLYPRIIEMLELSEAESAAILTMTANRMPKELSEDQISRISFLIGIEQRLEGLTFNGQINLSPAEWMHAPSEQLSGQTPVEYMATAGLAGMKHVRDILDALMI comes from the coding sequence ATGACTAACTCGCATCCACGAACGCCCGCGGACATCGAACGCATCTCGCCCATCGCGTTGAAGCTCTACCCGCGTATAATCGAGATGCTCGAGCTGTCCGAAGCCGAGAGCGCCGCGATCCTAACGATGACGGCAAACCGGATGCCCAAGGAGCTTAGCGAGGATCAGATTTCGCGGATCAGCTTTTTGATCGGGATCGAGCAGAGGCTGGAAGGCCTGACTTTCAATGGTCAGATCAATCTGTCGCCGGCCGAGTGGATGCATGCGCCCAGCGAACAGCTATCGGGCCAGACGCCGGTAGAATACATGGCCACGGCGGGACTAGCGGGAATGAAACATGTTCGAGACATTCTCGACGCTCTCATGATCTGA
- a CDS encoding GSU2403 family nucleotidyltransferase fold protein, translating into MAGGYLYEVKDRVGNAKSLGPWSDEQAAHLQAYRSKKAEWQQRRDGSRARLDETCRLYRTLRLPLMESAAGAIIREADRRCLLGTKLIVVGTNALAAYHIEAAGLIREIPQETLDCDLAWTGTELEEGRQPIWEMLKAVDSTFTVDTERSFQARNAKAYEVEILAAPSRVGAIFRTDRPMPIPLPEQEWLLNGRFVDHVVVCRDGRPVRIVAPDPRWFALQKLWMAEQPKRNALKRPKDLRQGTMLLDAVAEAMPQYPLNSEFEASLPGDLAPKFDHWKQAR; encoded by the coding sequence ATGGCCGGGGGGTATCTCTACGAGGTGAAGGACAGGGTGGGAAACGCCAAAAGCCTTGGACCCTGGTCCGATGAGCAGGCAGCGCACCTCCAGGCCTACCGTTCGAAAAAAGCCGAATGGCAGCAGCGTCGCGACGGATCCCGAGCGCGCCTTGATGAAACATGCCGACTCTACCGAACGCTGAGGCTGCCACTCATGGAAAGTGCCGCTGGCGCCATCATCCGCGAGGCCGATCGCCGCTGTCTGCTCGGGACAAAGCTTATTGTTGTCGGGACCAACGCTTTGGCTGCCTACCACATCGAGGCAGCGGGCTTGATCCGCGAAATTCCGCAAGAAACCCTGGACTGTGATCTCGCCTGGACTGGCACGGAGCTTGAAGAGGGGCGTCAACCTATCTGGGAAATGCTCAAGGCGGTCGATTCCACATTCACCGTCGATACCGAGCGCAGCTTCCAGGCGCGCAATGCCAAGGCCTACGAGGTCGAAATCCTGGCCGCCCCGTCACGTGTGGGGGCAATCTTCCGTACCGATCGTCCGATGCCGATCCCTTTGCCCGAGCAGGAATGGCTGCTCAACGGCCGCTTCGTCGACCATGTCGTCGTATGCCGCGACGGCCGGCCGGTCCGGATCGTTGCGCCGGATCCGCGCTGGTTCGCGCTGCAGAAGCTCTGGATGGCCGAACAGCCTAAGCGCAATGCGTTGAAGAGGCCAAAGGATTTGAGGCAAGGGACGATGCTACTCGATGCGGTAGCCGAGGCCATGCCGCAATACCCGCTCAACAGCGAGTTCGAGGCAAGCTTGCCAGGTGACCTTGCACCCAAATTCGACCATTGGAAGCAGGCACGGTAG
- a CDS encoding Lar family restriction alleviation protein, translating to MSDEPNITRMEDGSRRRVHVDPAIELAPCPFCASTNVGFYEHVYAQLFAVMCKLCGAEGPRRASHDEAGRQWNRRTRI from the coding sequence ATGTCCGACGAGCCGAACATCACGAGGATGGAAGACGGGTCCCGCCGCCGAGTCCACGTGGATCCAGCCATCGAACTCGCGCCATGTCCTTTCTGTGCCTCGACCAACGTAGGCTTCTACGAGCACGTATACGCCCAGCTCTTTGCCGTGATGTGCAAACTGTGCGGCGCCGAAGGACCGCGCCGGGCCTCGCATGATGAAGCCGGTAGGCAGTGGAACAGGCGGACCAGGATTTGA
- a CDS encoding exonuclease SbcCD subunit D C-terminal domain-containing protein — protein sequence MRSPAPLNLIHTSDWHLGHELFNHSREAEHDTFLAWLLDQLDEQEVDVLLVTGDIYDVANPPVAAMRRLFDFLRTATDRRPGLQVVILGGNHDSAARIDLPAALLGEGRVHFIGALPRRDGVPDYERLMLPLRDRTGTLAAWLAAVPFCRPGDLGTHDLPSLYAEVFKKAAAQAGELPLIVTGHLHVAGGEVSELSERRIVIGGEEAQAASLFDARAAYVALGHLHHPQTVPGATMIRYAGSPFPLSATERTYRHSLSLVTVSAGKAAAVHEIPIPRPVPFLTVPEHGAAPLDEVIAAIEALTLDDTVPHSLQPFLDVSVLVTGPEPHLQTSVLEAIGDKPLRLNRIAKVQAQAPQPHTPVASAADLIDLQPATVFETLFRDRYAEGPPDDLARAFEALLIEVHTGGETA from the coding sequence ATGCGCTCCCCTGCCCCGCTGAACCTGATCCACACCTCCGATTGGCATCTGGGTCACGAACTGTTCAACCACAGCCGCGAGGCCGAACACGACACCTTCCTCGCCTGGCTGCTCGACCAGCTCGACGAACAGGAGGTCGATGTCCTGCTGGTCACGGGTGATATCTACGACGTCGCCAACCCGCCGGTCGCCGCGATGCGCCGGCTGTTCGATTTTCTGCGCACGGCAACCGATCGCCGGCCCGGACTGCAGGTCGTGATTCTTGGCGGCAATCACGACAGCGCGGCGCGGATCGACTTGCCCGCGGCATTGCTTGGCGAAGGGCGCGTGCATTTCATCGGAGCCCTGCCGCGGCGTGACGGAGTGCCCGACTATGAACGCCTGATGCTGCCGCTGCGCGATCGTACCGGCACGCTCGCGGCCTGGCTCGCCGCCGTGCCCTTCTGCCGCCCGGGCGATCTCGGCACACACGATCTGCCGTCGCTCTATGCCGAAGTATTCAAAAAGGCCGCCGCGCAAGCAGGCGAGCTGCCCCTGATCGTAACCGGCCACCTGCATGTCGCGGGCGGCGAGGTATCTGAACTGTCCGAAAGGCGCATCGTCATCGGCGGCGAGGAAGCCCAGGCAGCCAGCCTGTTTGATGCGCGCGCCGCCTATGTCGCGCTGGGGCACCTGCACCACCCCCAGACCGTGCCGGGTGCCACCATGATCCGATATGCAGGATCGCCCTTCCCGCTGTCGGCTACCGAACGGACCTATCGCCATTCGCTGAGCCTGGTCACGGTTTCCGCAGGGAAAGCCGCTGCGGTCCACGAGATCCCGATCCCCCGGCCAGTGCCTTTCCTGACCGTGCCCGAGCATGGCGCCGCTCCACTGGACGAGGTTATCGCCGCGATCGAAGCGCTGACGCTCGACGATACTGTGCCGCACAGCTTGCAGCCTTTCCTCGATGTGTCGGTACTCGTCACAGGTCCTGAGCCGCACCTGCAAACGAGCGTGCTCGAGGCGATTGGCGACAAGCCGCTGCGTCTCAACCGGATTGCCAAGGTTCAGGCGCAAGCCCCGCAGCCGCATACTCCCGTTGCTTCTGCCGCCGATCTGATAGACCTGCAGCCTGCCACGGTGTTCGAAACACTGTTCCGCGACCGCTATGCGGAAGGTCCCCCCGACGATCTTGCCAGGGCCTTCGAGGCCCTGCTGATCGAGGTTCACACCGGCGGGGAGACCGCCTGA
- a CDS encoding MucR family transcriptional regulator, which translates to MSDTQDTENTLITLTADIVAAHVTNNSVAVGDLPRLIENVFGALSGLGVEAVAAEAPAEPAVPIRSSVKPDYIVCLEDGKKLKMLKRHLMTHYQMTPDQYRAKWKLPADYPMVAPNYAEKRRALAKSIGLGRKPGQKPKAHALETTP; encoded by the coding sequence ATGTCGGATACCCAAGACACTGAAAACACGCTCATCACTCTGACCGCCGACATCGTTGCCGCGCACGTCACCAACAACAGCGTCGCCGTGGGAGATCTCCCGCGCCTCATCGAAAACGTTTTCGGCGCGCTCAGCGGTCTGGGCGTCGAAGCCGTGGCCGCAGAAGCGCCTGCGGAACCCGCCGTTCCGATCCGCTCCTCCGTGAAGCCGGACTACATCGTCTGCCTGGAAGACGGCAAAAAGCTTAAGATGCTCAAGCGCCATCTGATGACCCACTACCAGATGACGCCCGATCAATACCGCGCGAAATGGAAGCTGCCGGCCGACTATCCGATGGTCGCGCCAAACTACGCTGAGAAGCGCCGGGCCCTCGCAAAATCGATCGGGCTTGGCCGCAAGCCAGGACAAAAGCCGAAGGCTCATGCTCTGGAAACCACGCCCTGA
- a CDS encoding AAA family ATPase, with the protein MRVLAIRGCNLASIAGDFAIDFETEPLVGSGIFAITGPTGAGKSTLLDAVCLALFNDIPRLRAAPDRSQVGESDTLSAKDTRAILRHGTGEGFAEVDFAMPGGARYRARWSVKRARGRADGRIQNYDHQFTRLDTDARLGGTRTETLAAIRDVIGLSADQFSRAVLLAQGDFEAFIRADANERAVLLERLTGSEIYAKLGQRAWDKATALRSSLDAIRRDIAVQNGLDDEQRADAEVKRDTAVAAEQAVAARLGALNRSNQWELRSAELGIRIETEEQAVADALAAADAAAPRQAALVRDRAALGFAGAWQAVADAERQRNEAGTALQRSEAAVVEAQQAEAAKVAAESEAQALRSATEAQEKQLAPAIAEAHALDLRLTEAAHHSESLDGEARKRAAALADAATHEAEARRTQDAQEAAHASHVTWLAAHAGYQQIAARESELADNVDALTSTERTHAAKADHRKNLAEQQAAALVRWNAAQETLVTWEANHTSASQASNEAEAALPP; encoded by the coding sequence ATGCGCGTCCTCGCCATTCGCGGCTGCAACCTCGCCAGCATTGCCGGTGACTTCGCAATCGATTTCGAGACCGAACCGCTGGTCGGCTCCGGCATCTTTGCGATCACTGGGCCAACCGGCGCAGGCAAGTCGACCCTGCTCGACGCTGTCTGTCTCGCCCTATTTAACGACATCCCCCGCCTCCGCGCCGCGCCCGATCGCAGCCAAGTGGGTGAAAGCGACACGCTGAGCGCGAAGGACACGCGCGCGATCCTGCGCCACGGCACGGGGGAAGGTTTCGCCGAAGTCGATTTCGCTATGCCCGGCGGCGCCCGCTATCGCGCTCGCTGGTCCGTTAAGCGAGCGCGCGGCAGAGCCGATGGCCGCATCCAGAACTACGATCACCAGTTCACACGGCTCGACACCGACGCAAGGCTCGGCGGCACGCGTACGGAGACGCTGGCAGCGATCCGTGACGTCATCGGTCTCAGTGCAGACCAGTTCAGCCGGGCGGTCCTGCTCGCACAGGGCGATTTCGAAGCTTTCATCCGCGCCGATGCAAACGAACGCGCTGTGCTGCTCGAACGCCTCACCGGCTCGGAAATCTATGCCAAGCTCGGCCAGCGGGCTTGGGACAAGGCCACCGCGCTGCGAAGCAGCCTGGACGCCATTCGCCGCGACATTGCAGTGCAGAACGGCCTCGATGACGAACAGCGCGCCGACGCTGAGGTCAAGCGCGACACGGCGGTCGCGGCGGAACAGGCAGTGGCGGCACGGCTAGGGGCGTTGAATCGCAGTAACCAGTGGGAACTGCGGAGCGCCGAACTAGGTATCAGGATCGAGACGGAGGAGCAGGCAGTCGCCGATGCTTTGGCCGCAGCGGACGCCGCAGCTCCGCGACAGGCAGCGCTGGTCCGCGACCGCGCCGCGCTCGGGTTTGCTGGCGCGTGGCAGGCCGTCGCCGACGCCGAACGGCAGCGCAACGAAGCAGGGACCGCGCTGCAACGCAGTGAGGCCGCTGTGGTCGAGGCTCAGCAAGCCGAGGCAGCTAAGGTCGCCGCCGAAAGCGAGGCGCAAGCTCTGCGTTCCGCCACGGAAGCGCAGGAGAAGCAGCTCGCACCCGCTATCGCCGAAGCACACGCGCTCGATCTGCGCCTGACCGAGGCCGCGCATCACAGCGAATCCCTGGATGGTGAGGCTCGAAAACGTGCTGCTGCGCTTGCTGATGCCGCGACGCACGAGGCAGAAGCCCGGCGCACCCAGGACGCCCAGGAGGCGGCGCACGCCAGCCATGTCACATGGCTCGCCGCACATGCCGGCTATCAACAGATCGCCGCGCGCGAGAGTGAGCTGGCGGACAACGTGGACGCGCTTACCTCGACCGAACGGACCCATGCCGCCAAAGCCGATCATCGGAAAAATCTGGCTGAGCAGCAGGCAGCTGCCCTGGTGCGTTGGAATGCTGCACAGGAGACCCTCGTCACCTGGGAGGCGAACCACACAAGTGCGAGCCAGGCGTCGAACGAGGCGGAAGCCGCCCTTCCCCCCTGA
- a CDS encoding TerB family tellurite resistance protein yields the protein MAEPTDPDAFLDATGLDQVVSDPLRFKQRLRIGEEAFALLRAKKHLYTLWETAGAAGTGAAVAGSSAVAGTFFAPTGIAAALGLATAATPVGWVVAAAVVAGGGYYGVSRWFGDKTGAFVDTIPKYINTPIDILGAALIDLLGSLAMRVAAIDGRIDLAERDCIRDHFVEDWGFDEVYVARALDALAQRVDEMRVKKLAANLAQFQAANPDCNSSAMQAELIGFLRDLIAADGMIDEREEMAIEAIERVFQEASRLTLAKAGEGLAEVTKAAGTVAGEAASAISNTAKTLRSALSRKLAGSKGAPSKGKTSG from the coding sequence GTGGCTGAGCCAACCGACCCAGACGCCTTCTTGGACGCGACGGGTCTCGACCAAGTCGTTTCCGACCCTTTGCGTTTCAAGCAGCGGCTGCGGATCGGCGAGGAAGCCTTCGCCCTGCTACGCGCCAAGAAACACCTCTACACCCTTTGGGAAACGGCGGGAGCGGCCGGAACCGGCGCAGCGGTGGCGGGCTCGTCGGCAGTCGCCGGCACTTTCTTCGCTCCTACCGGCATTGCCGCCGCGCTGGGGCTGGCGACGGCAGCTACTCCCGTAGGTTGGGTCGTTGCGGCGGCGGTGGTCGCGGGCGGCGGCTATTACGGCGTTTCGCGCTGGTTTGGCGACAAAACGGGCGCCTTCGTCGACACGATCCCGAAATACATCAACACCCCGATCGACATACTCGGCGCGGCACTGATCGACCTGCTCGGCAGCCTCGCCATGAGGGTTGCGGCGATTGATGGCCGGATCGACTTGGCTGAGCGGGACTGTATCCGAGATCACTTCGTTGAAGATTGGGGCTTCGATGAGGTCTATGTCGCACGCGCGCTCGATGCCCTTGCCCAGCGTGTGGACGAAATGCGGGTCAAGAAGCTGGCGGCCAATCTGGCGCAATTTCAGGCAGCCAATCCTGACTGCAACTCCTCCGCCATGCAGGCCGAACTTATAGGCTTCCTGCGCGACCTGATCGCTGCCGATGGCATGATCGACGAGCGTGAGGAGATGGCCATCGAGGCTATTGAGCGCGTATTCCAGGAGGCAAGCCGCCTGACTCTCGCCAAAGCAGGCGAGGGACTGGCCGAGGTCACGAAGGCAGCGGGTACCGTCGCCGGCGAAGCAGCTAGTGCGATTAGCAACACTGCCAAAACGCTTCGCAGCGCCCTTTCTCGCAAACTTGCCGGGTCCAAAGGCGCTCCTTCCAAGGGAAAAACGTCGGGATAA
- a CDS encoding CopG family transcriptional regulator, with translation MTSTNAGKNESAEQAKALQAQASADGLRFEAYLPPDLAVRVLSLVEGHLIDDPSEAVFVFLREQWELEQHRDLLEELLRRKARGARPLREVIAELRERAASAPAPARWENVSSSSEEKL, from the coding sequence ATGACGAGTACGAATGCAGGGAAGAATGAAAGTGCCGAACAAGCCAAAGCTCTGCAGGCGCAGGCATCGGCGGACGGACTGCGCTTCGAGGCCTATCTGCCGCCCGACCTCGCGGTTCGGGTTCTGAGCCTCGTCGAAGGACACCTCATTGACGACCCATCTGAGGCTGTCTTTGTTTTCTTGCGGGAGCAGTGGGAGTTGGAGCAGCACCGCGACCTTTTAGAGGAGTTACTCCGAAGGAAAGCTCGCGGTGCCCGTCCACTCCGCGAGGTGATCGCCGAACTACGTGAGCGTGCTGCGTCGGCGCCGGCGCCGGCGCGCTGGGAGAATGTCAGCAGTAGTAGCGAGGAAAAGCTCTGA
- a CDS encoding DUF3883 domain-containing protein, with amino-acid sequence MRWTAVRDGDGFGIDIASFEHDGRERLIEVKTTNGWERTPFHVTRSELAVAEDRREEWHVVRLWNFARQPQPLRCARRWKLMRS; translated from the coding sequence GTGCGTTGGACTGCGGTGCGGGACGGCGATGGCTTCGGCATCGATATCGCCAGCTTCGAGCACGACGGACGCGAGCGGCTGATCGAGGTGAAAACGACCAATGGCTGGGAACGCACCCCATTCCACGTTACCCGCAGCGAACTGGCGGTGGCCGAGGACCGCCGCGAAGAGTGGCATGTGGTTCGCCTATGGAACTTTGCTCGCCAACCCCAGCCTTTGCGCTGCGCCCGCCGGTGGAAGCTCATGCGGAGCTGA
- a CDS encoding IS110 family transposase, whose amino-acid sequence MAKKITNPAILALKEAAEVDPARGRVWIGLDVGLRSTAVCVVDSDGKVVHQCSVKSNATEMGRYFSKNFKTNIAMIGLESGAMATHLTTSLRRLGYRVTMLDALQCKKVLSIKRNKTDTNDARGLAEITRTGREYLTEVYVKSAACFEVRAQIIMRHRLVQQRVETEAMIRGLLRVYGGRVEPGAQSSATFRERVMQQMLIIQDQEGINMRPRVLPILKLCEEFRIEADRIEAELEMLAKEHPVCRRFLEIPGVGAITALSFYTAIEDPTRFRRCDDVAAYLGLTPKISQSGETLHKGSISKMGNRLTRTHLVGAATVIMSATKTFSSLKDWGVRLSKKVGYNKAKIAVARKLAVIMFGIWRDGTHFQFKTETVEPHRQMMQGARA is encoded by the coding sequence ATGGCGAAGAAGATCACCAATCCCGCTATCCTGGCGCTGAAGGAAGCTGCCGAAGTGGACCCGGCGCGCGGGCGTGTTTGGATCGGCCTCGATGTTGGTTTGCGATCGACGGCTGTCTGTGTTGTCGATAGCGACGGCAAGGTCGTCCACCAATGCTCGGTTAAGTCGAACGCGACCGAGATGGGGCGCTATTTCTCGAAGAACTTCAAAACGAACATAGCGATGATCGGGCTGGAGTCGGGCGCGATGGCGACGCATCTGACCACCAGCCTGAGACGGCTCGGCTATCGCGTCACCATGCTCGATGCCCTACAATGTAAGAAGGTCTTGTCGATCAAGCGCAACAAGACCGACACCAACGATGCGCGCGGCCTCGCCGAGATCACGCGGACAGGTCGGGAATATCTGACCGAAGTCTATGTGAAGAGCGCGGCCTGCTTCGAAGTCAGGGCGCAGATCATCATGCGGCACCGCCTCGTCCAACAACGCGTGGAGACCGAAGCCATGATCCGCGGCTTGCTGCGCGTCTATGGGGGTCGCGTCGAACCCGGCGCACAATCCTCCGCGACGTTCCGCGAGCGTGTGATGCAGCAAATGCTCATCATCCAGGATCAGGAGGGCATCAATATGCGCCCGCGCGTCCTACCCATCCTCAAGCTCTGCGAGGAGTTCAGGATCGAGGCCGATCGCATCGAGGCGGAACTGGAGATGCTGGCGAAGGAGCATCCGGTGTGCCGGCGCTTCCTTGAGATTCCCGGCGTCGGCGCGATCACCGCGCTGTCCTTCTACACCGCGATCGAAGACCCGACGCGGTTCCGGCGCTGCGACGACGTTGCCGCCTATCTCGGCCTCACGCCGAAGATCAGCCAGTCCGGCGAGACGCTGCATAAGGGCTCGATCAGCAAAATGGGCAACCGGTTGACGCGAACTCACCTCGTCGGCGCCGCCACGGTCATCATGTCTGCGACCAAGACCTTCAGCTCGCTCAAGGACTGGGGCGTTCGCCTATCGAAAAAGGTCGGCTACAACAAGGCCAAGATCGCTGTTGCCCGCAAACTGGCCGTCATCATGTTCGGCATCTGGCGCGACGGCACGCACTTCCAGTTCAAGACCGAGACCGTCGAGCCGCATCGCCAGATGATGCAGGGGGCGCGGGCCTGA